One genomic window of Halogeometricum sp. S3BR5-2 includes the following:
- a CDS encoding MBL fold metallo-hydrolase: MAIGDVSAVPGAADLYYVDTGMYDTERYGSVYILDAERPAFVDTGIGTNREFLLDALDELDIAREDVAYVLPTHVHLDHAGGAGYLAKACPNATVLTHEIGVPHLVDPERLVEGTKAAVGRQWEYYVEPKPVPEDRVEPLSDGDEIDLGDRTLSVIEAPGHAPHQTMFLDSADDVLFTGDAAGIYVPQKGEVRQTSPPSQFDLEKCLADVRTIENIEPAVLCFGHFGPADYDEALMESYKRTLVEWVEAIRQKREELGDDDAVVEHFAEHTQMAEVWGDRKASEEEKLNARGVLGYLDYQAKQK, encoded by the coding sequence ATGGCAATCGGCGACGTTTCGGCGGTGCCCGGCGCGGCGGACCTCTACTACGTCGACACCGGGATGTACGACACCGAGCGGTACGGCTCGGTGTACATCCTCGACGCCGAACGACCGGCGTTCGTCGACACCGGCATCGGGACGAACCGGGAGTTCCTCCTCGACGCCCTCGACGAACTCGACATCGCCCGCGAGGACGTGGCGTACGTCCTGCCGACGCACGTCCACCTCGACCACGCGGGCGGCGCGGGCTACCTCGCCAAGGCGTGCCCGAACGCGACGGTGCTGACACACGAAATCGGCGTTCCGCACCTCGTCGACCCCGAGCGGTTGGTGGAGGGGACGAAGGCCGCCGTCGGCCGGCAGTGGGAGTACTACGTCGAACCGAAACCCGTCCCCGAGGACCGCGTCGAACCGCTGAGCGACGGCGACGAAATCGACCTCGGCGACCGAACGCTGTCGGTGATCGAAGCGCCGGGGCACGCCCCCCATCAGACGATGTTCCTCGATTCGGCCGACGACGTGCTGTTCACCGGCGACGCGGCGGGCATCTACGTCCCGCAGAAAGGGGAAGTCAGGCAGACGTCTCCGCCCTCGCAGTTCGACTTGGAGAAGTGCCTGGCGGACGTGCGGACCATCGAGAACATCGAACCCGCGGTGCTCTGCTTCGGCCACTTCGGCCCCGCCGACTACGACGAGGCGCTGATGGAGTCGTACAAGCGGACGCTCGTGGAGTGGGTCGAGGCTATCCGGCAGAAGCGCGAGGAACTCGGCGACGACGACGCCGTCGTCGAACACTTCGCCGAACACACGCAGATGGCCGAGGTGTGGGGCGACCGGAAGGCGAGCGAGGAGGAGAAACTGAACGCGCGCGGCGTCCTCGGCTATCTGGACTATCAGGCGAAACAGAAGTAG